One region of Pagrus major chromosome 7, Pma_NU_1.0 genomic DNA includes:
- the ppp1r3da gene encoding protein phosphatase 1, regulatory subunit 3Da — MDRGWFIGHDRIRPMRSDEQMPSSVSRSCMTINLTEMLRADKPNAPKKPVPIRPPSPRVSPPKAHEFHCSHSCEPPPKPIIRQRSHSLPSTTEKKKRCRNVGVRFVDSLGVDLEDVRLFRSGEDPRVPHHVTFRLLMGAELADGRHLEISLPYLKPSFAQQPGEQPGFLQRLHEQKVCLERVLCFELGVIGISQVLNLDFEKDVTARFSFTDWKSCTETKASWVSTITKTWEGGGGQLSCDTFRFHLPVPPFLQPGAVLQFAIRYKVGGAEYWDNNNGENYKLVCHNYKFTVPKECEDSMVHFI, encoded by the coding sequence ATGGATAGAGGGTGGTTTATTGGACATGACAGGATTCGGCCAATGAGATCAGACGAGCAGATGCCAAGCAGCGTCTCAAGATCCTGCATGACTATCAACCTGACTGAAATGCTTCGAGCAGACAAACCTAATGCACCAAAAAAGCCAGTTCCAATCCGCCCCCCGAGCCCTCGAGTCTCTCCGCCGAAGGCACATGAGTTCCACTGCAGTCACTCCTGTGAACCCCCTCCCAAACCCATCATCCGACAGCGGTCACACTCTCTGCCCTCCacaacagagaagaagaagcgaTGCAGGAATGTCGGTGTGCGGTTTGTTGACTCTTTGGGGGTCGACCTGGAAGACGTTAGGCTTTTCAGATCTGGAGAGGATCCACGTGTACCACATCATGTCACCTTTAGATTGTTGATGGGAGCAGAGTTGGCAGATGGAAGGCATCTGGAAATATCCTTGCCATACCTGAAGCCAAGTTTTGCCCAACAACCAGGCGAGCAGCCAGGATTCCTGCAGCGTCTCCACGAGCAGAAAGTGTGTCTGGAGAGAGTCTTGTGCTTTGAGCTGGGTGTCATTGGAATCAGCCAGGTCCTCAATTTGGACTTTGAGAAAGATGTCACAGCGCGGTTTTCATTTACAGATTGGAAGAGCTGCACAGAAACTAAAGCCTCTTGGGTGTCCACCATCACCAAGACctgggaaggaggagggggccAACTCAGCTGTGATACTTTCCGGTTTCACCTGCCTGTTCCTCCATTCCTGCAGCCTGGAGCAGTTTTGCAGTTTGCCATCCGGTACAAAGTCGGTGGGGCTGAATACTGGGACAACAATAATGGAGAGAATTATAAGTTAGTTTGCCATAACTACAAGTTCACTGTGCCAAAAGAATGCGAGGATAGCATGGTGCACTTCATTTAG